The Ferviditalea candida genome window below encodes:
- a CDS encoding tyrosine-type recombinase/integrase → MFLAVRCKSSYTQRNYSKAIEKFRKFISHKSLRQVTWREVEAYKIGLIKGYCSITGKPQAQGTVAGLLAPLRSLYKWGSDPNIAIFPHNPTTSVQSPKVSINSQNHYLTRSEAGELLEQLKNQGDRNYLIGLALILLGLRVSELVAVRPSDFHYDPSGKFTWLTVVNGKGGKRREVKVPNVLWEPMLPYIGKQSVPALETAENANHKIKDKPIFPISIRQVERIIAEAALQCGLGKKVTPHWLRHTNATLALLYGASLQQVQESLGHSHMNTTQRYLHTVEQLKKAAPDFVEDSLRDFF, encoded by the coding sequence ATGTTTCTGGCCGTTCGATGTAAATCTTCATATACTCAAAGAAATTACAGCAAAGCTATTGAGAAGTTTCGAAAATTTATTTCTCATAAATCGTTGCGCCAGGTTACTTGGCGGGAAGTCGAGGCGTATAAAATCGGACTTATCAAAGGTTACTGCAGCATAACCGGAAAGCCGCAAGCGCAAGGAACTGTCGCCGGCTTGCTTGCGCCCTTGCGCTCCTTGTACAAATGGGGCAGCGATCCGAACATCGCCATATTTCCTCATAATCCGACAACAAGCGTTCAATCGCCCAAAGTGTCGATAAACAGCCAAAATCATTATTTGACCCGGAGCGAAGCGGGCGAACTGTTGGAGCAGCTGAAAAATCAGGGGGACAGGAACTATCTGATCGGACTCGCTCTGATATTGTTGGGACTGAGAGTATCGGAGTTGGTTGCCGTTCGTCCTTCCGACTTTCATTACGATCCGTCAGGCAAGTTCACCTGGCTGACAGTAGTAAACGGGAAAGGGGGCAAGCGCAGGGAGGTGAAAGTCCCGAATGTATTATGGGAGCCCATGCTGCCGTATATTGGAAAACAGTCCGTTCCTGCATTGGAAACGGCGGAGAACGCTAATCATAAGATAAAGGACAAACCGATTTTTCCTATTTCCATCAGGCAAGTTGAACGGATTATAGCAGAAGCCGCCTTGCAATGCGGACTTGGGAAGAAAGTAACGCCGCACTGGTTAAGGCACACGAACGCTACTCTTGCGCTGCTTTATGGAGCTTCCTTGCAGCAAGTCCAGGAATCATTGGGACATTCGCATATGAATACTACCCAGCGTTATTTGCACACAGTCGAACAGCTGAAAAAAGCCGCCCCCGACTTTGTTGAAGACAGCTTAAGGGACTTTTTTTGA